Proteins encoded in a region of the Mucilaginibacter sabulilitoris genome:
- a CDS encoding glycosyltransferase family 9 protein, translating to MKEIKYRFSPNMPGKTIKRIKLIDRLLYTTVPKASNKKLSTQNFSKITIVQLAHIGDMILMLPAIKVLKSITGYHINLLVSSQNFTIASRLKYVDSVTIADAPYFARNNKTSYLSYINQLSKITTDLIYDVRGDLRNNFFIKFFVRKKLFVGYDVGGGGALLDVVLPFQHEGHVSGLFNPLFNYLKLPPNHLSDYWNEEDMPYEEIPDLNFPSQFLVVHIGTGAQARKWPVEFFIETIEALSKEIPVYVVGINQDLSVEQHNIISAMPNVVPCIGKYSILQSVYILKKCSLFLGLDSGFSHIAALLKKKVIVLFSGTVNKNVWKPFSFFEDQVLLLNKSVPCDHGTGCGKLSCEDNICMKFITPREVINQLKIALNELKLISDENYVE from the coding sequence ATGAAAGAAATAAAGTATAGGTTTTCTCCCAATATGCCCGGGAAAACAATAAAAAGGATTAAACTAATTGATAGATTACTGTATACGACGGTGCCCAAAGCATCGAATAAAAAGCTAAGCACACAAAATTTTAGTAAAATTACCATTGTTCAGCTTGCACATATCGGCGATATGATACTTATGCTGCCGGCTATAAAAGTGCTGAAGAGCATTACCGGTTATCATATTAATCTATTAGTGAGCAGTCAAAATTTTACCATTGCAAGCAGGCTAAAATATGTTGATTCGGTAACAATTGCAGATGCCCCTTACTTTGCAAGGAATAACAAGACGTCTTATTTAAGCTATATAAATCAGTTAAGTAAAATAACAACCGATTTAATATACGATGTAAGGGGCGACCTGAGGAATAACTTTTTCATAAAGTTTTTTGTTCGTAAAAAGTTGTTCGTTGGTTATGATGTTGGCGGCGGCGGGGCTTTGTTAGATGTTGTATTGCCATTTCAACATGAAGGGCATGTTTCCGGATTGTTTAACCCCCTTTTTAATTATTTGAAGCTGCCTCCCAATCATTTATCTGACTATTGGAACGAGGAAGATATGCCTTATGAAGAAATTCCCGATCTGAATTTCCCGAGCCAGTTTTTAGTAGTTCATATAGGTACAGGTGCCCAGGCCAGAAAATGGCCCGTTGAATTTTTCATAGAAACAATTGAAGCGCTATCAAAAGAAATACCTGTTTATGTAGTAGGCATAAATCAGGATTTGTCTGTTGAACAGCATAATATCATTTCGGCAATGCCAAACGTGGTTCCGTGCATTGGCAAATACTCTATTCTTCAATCAGTTTATATATTGAAAAAATGCAGCTTGTTTTTAGGTTTGGATTCCGGGTTTTCGCACATAGCCGCTTTATTAAAGAAAAAGGTTATTGTACTGTTCAGCGGCACAGTAAATAAAAATGTATGGAAACCATTTAGTTTTTTTGAAGATCAGGTTTTGCTCTTAAATAAGTCAGTTCCATGTGATCATGGTACCGGCTGCGGAAAGCTTAGTTGCGAAGATAATATTTGCATGAAGTTTATAACGCCCCGGGAGGTAATTAACCAACTCAAAATCGCCTTAAACGAGCTGAAACTAATATCTGATGAAAATTATGTTGAGTAG
- the rfaE2 gene encoding D-glycero-beta-D-manno-heptose 1-phosphate adenylyltransferase, giving the protein MEIGLEQLLLNKISDAGTLKLRLQDWQCEGKKVVFTNGVFDLLHIGHLTYLSKAATLGDKLIVGLNADSSVKRIKGEDRPVNDQNSRAALLASLFFVDAVVVFTEDDPLNLINKLMPDILVKGADYSVESIIGAREVIANGGEVKTIDFVSGYSSTSIIEKIRNQIPDQLIK; this is encoded by the coding sequence ATGGAAATTGGCCTTGAACAATTATTACTGAACAAGATAAGTGATGCCGGCACACTCAAACTGCGCCTGCAGGATTGGCAATGCGAAGGAAAAAAGGTGGTTTTTACAAACGGTGTATTTGATTTACTGCACATCGGGCATCTTACTTATCTTTCAAAGGCGGCTACGCTTGGCGATAAACTTATTGTTGGGCTTAATGCCGATAGTTCGGTTAAACGTATTAAAGGCGAAGACCGGCCTGTTAATGATCAAAATAGCCGGGCTGCATTGCTCGCCTCGTTGTTTTTTGTAGATGCAGTAGTTGTATTCACCGAAGATGACCCCCTTAACTTAATAAATAAGCTTATGCCGGATATTTTGGTTAAAGGGGCAGACTATTCGGTTGAGAGTATAATTGGCGCCAGGGAAGTTATAGCCAATGGCGGAGAAGTAAAAACAATTGACTTTGTAAGTGGATATTCCTCCACGTCAATAATCGAAAAAATCCGGAATCAGATCCCTGATCAGTTAATTAAATAA
- the gmhA gene encoding D-sedoheptulose 7-phosphate isomerase: protein MVLEELNEHYHTIKKIIEVLVADIEAGSKLISTTIKNGNKVLIAGNGGSAADAQHIAAELTGRFVKERKPLPGIALTTDTSAITAIANDYGYDFVFSRQLEALAQPGDLFIGISTSGNSEGILKAFQSAQKLNCRTIGLTGKDGGKMKGMCDVNIIVPSNTTARIQEMHILIGHIFCKAVDNLF from the coding sequence ATGGTTTTAGAAGAACTTAATGAGCATTACCACACCATAAAAAAAATTATTGAAGTACTTGTTGCAGATATTGAGGCAGGCAGTAAACTTATCAGTACCACTATCAAAAACGGGAATAAGGTATTAATTGCAGGTAACGGCGGCAGCGCTGCCGATGCCCAGCATATTGCCGCAGAATTAACCGGCCGCTTTGTTAAAGAGCGTAAACCATTACCAGGTATTGCATTAACTACTGATACATCGGCAATTACTGCTATTGCCAATGATTACGGTTATGACTTTGTTTTTTCAAGGCAATTAGAAGCATTAGCGCAACCCGGCGATCTGTTTATAGGTATTTCAACCAGTGGTAATAGCGAGGGGATTTTAAAAGCTTTTCAATCGGCACAAAAATTAAACTGCAGAACCATTGGCTTGACGGGTAAAGACGGAGGTAAAATGAAAGGTATGTGTGATGTGAATATCATTGTGCCTTCAAATACTACCGCACGTATACAGGAAATGCACATATTGATTGGGCATATATTTTGTAAAGCCGTTGATAATCTGTTTTAA
- the rfaE1 gene encoding D-glycero-beta-D-manno-heptose-7-phosphate kinase, translating into MNAATLNYIQQPTKKPTILVIGDLMIDHYIWGNATRLSPEAPVPVVNVNSESTTLGGAGNVVQNLVSLGAQVTVAGVIGNDGMGHQLIRLLTDEGTEIDTIIKEDNRTTTVKTRVLVGSHQLVRLDKEVTDVLPLDIEDALMDKIMACINEVDLVVLSDYNKGLFSPVLTQRIIEAAKDCGKRVIIDPKGTDFTKYRGAYIIKPNRKELAEAAKIDRINTMEGLKHAANVVFEQTAADYLVVTLSEQGMVILSEDDQIALPVKATEVFDVTGAGDTVLATIAYFLGIGLNLEESCELANHAAAIVIRHMGSATTTVAEIIKDIAESKKQQVKPLL; encoded by the coding sequence ATGAATGCAGCCACGTTAAATTATATTCAGCAACCAACAAAAAAACCAACAATTCTGGTAATAGGCGATCTGATGATCGATCATTACATATGGGGTAACGCAACCCGGCTTTCTCCCGAAGCACCTGTGCCTGTTGTTAATGTAAACAGCGAATCAACCACTTTGGGCGGGGCTGGTAACGTAGTGCAAAACCTGGTATCCCTGGGAGCACAGGTAACTGTTGCCGGAGTAATTGGTAATGATGGAATGGGACACCAGCTTATCCGGTTATTAACAGATGAAGGAACGGAGATTGATACTATTATTAAAGAGGATAACAGAACAACTACAGTAAAAACACGTGTGCTGGTCGGAAGTCATCAGTTGGTACGGTTAGATAAAGAAGTTACAGATGTACTGCCTTTAGATATCGAAGATGCGCTGATGGATAAGATCATGGCTTGCATTAATGAGGTCGATCTGGTTGTTTTATCTGACTATAACAAAGGTTTGTTTTCGCCGGTTTTAACCCAGCGGATTATTGAGGCAGCCAAAGATTGCGGTAAAAGGGTGATCATAGATCCTAAAGGTACCGATTTTACTAAATACAGAGGCGCTTATATTATTAAACCTAATAGAAAAGAACTTGCCGAAGCTGCAAAAATAGACAGGATCAATACAATGGAGGGCCTAAAACACGCCGCCAATGTTGTTTTTGAACAAACTGCTGCCGATTATTTAGTAGTTACCCTGTCGGAACAAGGGATGGTAATTTTGAGCGAGGATGATCAAATTGCCCTGCCTGTAAAAGCTACCGAAGTTTTTGATGTTACAGGTGCAGGAGATACTGTTTTAGCAACCATAGCTTATTTTTTGGGCATCGGGTTAAATTTAGAAGAATCATGTGAGCTGGCTAATCATGCTGCAGCTATTGTAATACGCCACATGGGAAGCGCCACTACCACTGTAGCAGAAATTATAAAGGATATTGCCGAAAGCAAAAAGCAGCAAGTTAAACCATTGCTTTAA
- a CDS encoding undecaprenyl-phosphate glucose phosphotransferase encodes MKTRYLYLIYLLMSVIDIVVVNLSFLMVDGFFNPKTGIDMSVLIVTNYLWILAAITFGLYTGKVKHKLEDIYRLTIKSFLLYTILFFSYVMLSSHHISFSELVIFYGVTLFGMLSTRFVGSTFESNLKKHFKITRPVAVIGLNSMGLRLAGFFQDRDNHFAFEGFLNQENNSYLDNSGKILPAIMEQIDYAAKSGIKDIYVSLTPERIGEYAFLQREAEKHCLRLKLVPDISGSMADSLKLSYMGEFAVLSNRNEPLEEVENRFKKRLFDIVFSSLVIIFLLSWLYPIIGLIIKLQSPGPVMFKQLRSGKDNESFLCYKFRSMKMNNETDKQATKDDDRITKIGRFLRKTSLDELPQFFNVLLGDMSVIGPRPHPLNMTKEYSEIINQYMVRHFLKSGITGWAQVNGYRGETKDPILMQKRVEFDIWYLENWSMWMDLKIIYMTVANIIKGEENAY; translated from the coding sequence ATGAAAACACGTTACTTATACCTGATTTATTTGCTAATGTCGGTTATTGATATTGTAGTTGTCAACCTGTCATTTTTAATGGTAGACGGTTTTTTTAATCCCAAAACTGGTATCGACATGAGTGTATTAATAGTAACCAATTATCTATGGATACTTGCTGCTATAACTTTTGGCCTTTATACCGGTAAAGTAAAACATAAACTGGAGGATATATACCGGTTAACAATTAAGAGCTTTCTGCTGTACACAATCCTGTTTTTCTCGTATGTGATGTTGTCAAGTCATCACATATCATTTAGTGAATTAGTGATTTTTTATGGAGTGACGCTGTTTGGTATGCTTTCAACAAGGTTTGTAGGCTCTACTTTTGAAAGTAATCTAAAAAAACACTTTAAGATTACCCGTCCGGTTGCCGTTATTGGTTTAAACTCAATGGGGTTGCGATTGGCTGGTTTTTTTCAGGATCGTGATAATCATTTTGCTTTTGAGGGTTTTTTAAATCAGGAAAACAATTCATACCTGGATAATTCAGGGAAAATTTTGCCGGCCATAATGGAGCAGATAGATTACGCGGCAAAAAGCGGAATAAAGGATATATATGTATCCCTGACGCCTGAACGGATTGGAGAATACGCTTTCCTGCAAAGAGAAGCAGAAAAACATTGCCTTCGTTTAAAACTGGTTCCAGATATATCAGGTTCAATGGCCGATAGTTTAAAACTGAGTTACATGGGTGAGTTTGCTGTATTAAGTAACAGGAACGAGCCACTGGAAGAGGTAGAAAACAGGTTTAAGAAAAGGCTATTTGATATTGTATTCAGCTCATTGGTGATCATATTTTTATTAAGCTGGCTTTATCCAATTATTGGGTTAATTATAAAACTACAAAGCCCGGGGCCTGTTATGTTTAAACAGTTAAGAAGCGGTAAGGATAATGAATCGTTTTTATGCTATAAGTTCAGGAGCATGAAAATGAATAATGAAACGGATAAGCAAGCCACCAAAGACGATGACCGAATTACTAAGATCGGCCGTTTCCTGCGCAAAACAAGCCTCGACGAATTACCGCAGTTTTTTAATGTACTGCTGGGCGATATGAGTGTTATAGGCCCGCGCCCGCATCCGCTGAACATGACAAAAGAATACAGTGAAATCATCAACCAATACATGGTACGTCATTTTTTAAAATCAGGAATAACCGGGTGGGCCCAGGTAAATGGGTACCGCGGTGAAACTAAAGATCCTATTTTGATGCAAAAGAGGGTTGAATTTGATATCTGGTACCTTGAAAACTGGTCGATGTGGATGGACCTGAAAATAATTTATATGACCGTAGCCAATATTATAAAAGGAGAAGAAAACGCTTATTAA
- a CDS encoding glycosyltransferase, translating into MNKEMVSIIIPTYKDWERLSLCLNSLNEQSYDRNFFEIIVVNNYTEDKIPAGFFIPENCKVITEKIPGSYAARNTGIALSKGTIIGFTDSDCIADKDWITNAVKFLEGNSDCDRIAGRINLYYHSKKLTEAELYEKIYAFNQDLYVNQDGTGVTGNMFSYRHVFDKIGLFKENLLSGGDYEWSIRARNAGFNIKYADDAIINHPARHSITELISKAKRVGGGQAGFDKPGNKSKFQSIMSFIYDLRPPVRSIKLIQKKGRDLRLAEKIVVFYIRYYLSVITAREKFMVNLGKAAQRR; encoded by the coding sequence ATGAACAAAGAAATGGTATCAATAATTATCCCAACCTATAAAGATTGGGAAAGATTATCGTTGTGTCTCAATTCGCTAAATGAACAAAGCTATGATCGCAACTTTTTTGAAATTATTGTGGTAAATAACTACACGGAGGATAAAATTCCTGCAGGTTTTTTTATACCCGAAAATTGTAAAGTAATTACAGAAAAAATTCCCGGATCATATGCTGCACGTAATACCGGTATAGCGTTGTCAAAAGGAACAATCATAGGTTTTACAGATTCTGATTGCATTGCTGATAAAGACTGGATAACAAATGCAGTAAAGTTTTTAGAAGGTAACAGTGATTGTGACCGGATAGCGGGCAGGATCAATTTATATTATCATTCAAAAAAGCTTACAGAAGCTGAACTATATGAAAAAATATATGCTTTTAATCAGGATCTGTATGTAAACCAGGATGGTACCGGTGTTACCGGAAATATGTTTAGTTATCGGCATGTTTTTGATAAAATAGGCCTATTTAAAGAAAATCTGCTATCTGGTGGTGATTATGAATGGTCAATAAGGGCCCGTAATGCAGGTTTTAATATTAAATATGCTGATGATGCTATAATTAATCATCCGGCTAGGCATAGTATAACCGAATTGATAAGCAAAGCAAAGCGTGTAGGCGGAGGACAAGCTGGTTTTGATAAACCAGGCAATAAAAGTAAATTCCAATCAATCATGAGTTTTATTTATGACCTCAGGCCGCCGGTAAGAAGTATTAAGCTCATTCAAAAAAAAGGCAGAGACCTGCGTTTAGCAGAAAAAATAGTGGTATTTTATATCAGGTATTATTTATCTGTAATTACTGCCCGTGAAAAATTTATGGTTAATTTGGGTAAGGCTGCCCAGCGCCGTTAA
- a CDS encoding glycosyltransferase family 2 protein, producing MISVVIPCYNCEGFINRSVDSVLNQTYQDIEIILVNNNSSDGTLALLNKYQSEFPDKIFVYDEPKKGAPAARNYGLYKAKGDWIQFLDADDELLPDKLEQQFNIALTTGADIIAGACLLIYKIKNRTVEIIRHADKNVWRGLITSNLGITSSNLWYKPAFFDVNGWDETLSSSQEYDLLFRLLKNNAKVAVDDSVKTIVYFSDNSVSKSRNKAKLKQIMDNRISLRLKIKDELRASNKLTPQLARAIDTYIYTELMNNYLSIPEYVNQLMGKYHLDVKYSKVVSLNAKVFLKRLKALIVPA from the coding sequence ATGATTTCAGTAGTTATTCCCTGCTATAATTGTGAGGGTTTTATAAACCGGAGCGTTGATAGTGTTTTAAATCAAACTTATCAGGATATTGAAATTATTTTAGTAAACAATAATTCATCTGATGGCACTTTAGCATTGTTGAATAAATACCAGTCGGAATTTCCTGATAAGATTTTCGTTTATGACGAGCCTAAAAAAGGAGCCCCTGCCGCCCGTAATTATGGTTTATATAAAGCTAAAGGAGATTGGATACAGTTTTTAGATGCTGATGATGAGTTGCTTCCGGATAAACTGGAGCAGCAGTTTAATATAGCGCTTACCACAGGGGCCGATATAATTGCTGGTGCTTGTTTACTTATTTATAAAATAAAGAACAGGACTGTTGAAATAATCAGACATGCAGATAAAAATGTTTGGAGAGGCTTAATTACATCAAACCTGGGTATTACCAGTTCAAATTTATGGTATAAACCGGCATTTTTTGATGTTAACGGCTGGGATGAAACACTTAGCTCTTCACAGGAATATGATCTGCTTTTTCGCCTTTTAAAAAATAACGCAAAGGTAGCGGTTGATGATTCAGTAAAAACAATAGTTTATTTTTCGGATAACTCCGTTTCCAAGAGCCGCAATAAGGCAAAACTGAAACAGATAATGGACAACCGCATCAGCCTGCGACTAAAAATTAAAGATGAACTACGGGCTTCAAACAAACTTACACCCCAATTGGCCAGGGCTATTGATACTTACATATATACCGAATTGATGAATAATTATCTTTCTATACCTGAGTATGTTAACCAACTCATGGGTAAGTATCATTTAGATGTTAAATACTCAAAGGTGGTGAGCCTTAATGCAAAAGTGTTTTTAAAACGTTTAAAGGCGCTTATAGTGCCAGCGTAA
- a CDS encoding lipopolysaccharide biosynthesis protein, whose translation MGSVLTETASTTDKKLVASGIFWNFIQLVINQSFNFILKLVLAKLLFPSEFGVVGMATVFTGFVQILNDLGVGAALVQRKDEHLRNEHYHTAFWTGVIWSVLLFVIMSLGVGPLAAMFYDKPILKLIVPVLSIGILVSPVNLVHKAQLTKQMKFKKLALIDNISNIVVGVIALIMALRGAGVWALVFNSVGNVFFAMPLFFKATGWKPAFIMDKQAFKEVFGFGVYTTGSNILNYLYNNIDYLLIGKLLGASALGVYTLAFVLTDTFRGRLMAVINNVMYPIYGKNQSDMVSLKKYYLKVVLFNCIFVFPVMIFFVVEGSQFINHVFGAKWQQTVGPLQILSVSVMCHILVSGNTSLLRGLGRPGLEMKQQIFKALIFLPTLALGIYYYGIIGASWAVLLNKIVVVLVAQYSFNYLIPIKISVIEFLIALKAPIVASVCSFAVAYLLNVAGVNYIIGGLILCAAYSGVIYLMMGSELKATLAGLRKKSVSPIDKAN comes from the coding sequence ATGGGTAGTGTACTTACTGAAACCGCGTCTACTACGGATAAAAAGTTAGTCGCTTCCGGAATATTCTGGAATTTTATCCAGCTGGTTATAAATCAGTCATTTAATTTTATTTTAAAGTTGGTACTTGCCAAGCTCCTGTTCCCAAGTGAGTTTGGAGTGGTAGGAATGGCGACGGTGTTTACCGGATTTGTACAGATCCTTAATGATTTGGGAGTGGGCGCCGCGCTGGTACAGCGTAAAGATGAACATTTACGTAATGAACATTACCATACGGCATTCTGGACGGGAGTAATCTGGTCTGTTTTATTATTTGTTATAATGAGTTTAGGAGTGGGCCCCTTAGCTGCCATGTTTTATGACAAACCTATCCTTAAACTCATTGTCCCGGTACTTAGTATTGGTATTTTGGTAAGCCCTGTAAACCTGGTGCATAAAGCACAGCTTACCAAGCAAATGAAATTCAAAAAACTGGCGCTTATTGATAATATTTCAAATATAGTAGTTGGTGTTATTGCGCTAATCATGGCTTTAAGGGGCGCAGGGGTTTGGGCCCTGGTTTTTAACTCGGTAGGGAACGTGTTTTTCGCGATGCCATTATTTTTTAAAGCCACAGGCTGGAAACCTGCGTTTATAATGGATAAACAGGCCTTTAAAGAAGTCTTTGGGTTTGGCGTTTATACAACGGGTTCAAATATTTTAAATTACCTGTATAATAACATTGATTATTTATTAATAGGGAAACTTTTAGGTGCCTCTGCTTTAGGGGTATATACGTTGGCCTTTGTATTAACTGATACCTTCAGGGGCAGGTTAATGGCTGTTATCAATAATGTAATGTACCCCATATATGGCAAAAACCAAAGTGACATGGTTTCGCTTAAAAAATATTACCTCAAGGTAGTATTGTTTAACTGCATTTTTGTTTTTCCGGTAATGATTTTCTTTGTTGTAGAGGGCAGTCAATTTATAAATCACGTATTTGGGGCAAAATGGCAGCAAACGGTAGGTCCGTTACAAATATTATCAGTTTCGGTAATGTGCCACATTTTGGTAAGTGGTAATACCTCCCTGTTAAGAGGACTGGGTAGGCCCGGCCTTGAAATGAAGCAGCAGATATTTAAAGCGCTGATATTTTTACCAACATTAGCGCTGGGTATATATTATTACGGAATAATAGGTGCTTCCTGGGCTGTATTACTCAATAAAATTGTAGTAGTTCTGGTAGCACAATACTCTTTCAATTACCTCATCCCGATAAAAATATCGGTAATTGAATTTTTGATAGCTCTTAAGGCTCCAATAGTTGCATCGGTCTGTAGTTTTGCTGTCGCATATCTGTTAAATGTTGCCGGTGTAAACTATATCATAGGCGGGCTTATTCTCTGTGCCGCTTATTCAGGTGTGATTTATTTAATGATGGGTTCCGAGCTCAAAGCCACCCTGGCAGGTTTAAGAAAAAAGTCCGTATCACCAATTGATAAAGCTAATTAA